The genomic segment TATCCACTCCATCTGCGATAACAGCGCGCTCTAGCTTATCAGCGTCCGATATCGCGTAACGGATCAGGCAGCATGTAAGGACGGTGTAATTGGCCGATCGTATGAATTGATGGCGGCAAAATAGGATATGACGACTGCAACAATGTCCTGCGAAACCTAGGCAAGCAATCACTCGGTATGACGTTTACAAAGGGCCAAATCGAGCACACACGATGAAGCTTAATGCGAAATAGCGCGCTGGCAGCCTGCTCATTGGCATCGATGTCTTTAATATTTGGTGGCTTCGCTCAGGCGACGGAGTGGCGTTATTGCCTTGCGCTGTCACGAGTAGAGCGCAGGATTTACATGTCGCACCCGTTTCAATGCGGGATTGGCGACTACCAGAAGATCGAGCGAATGCTCGGAGAATCGCTAACCGGTGCGGGCGTTTCTGTTGACGTTGTACAGTGCCCGCGGGGTAGCGATGAGCGCACCATTCTGGCAATGCGCGACCACGCCGTCGCATTCAATCAGAAAATGCAAATTACCGTGGCCGATGTCAATTGGCATCCCGGAGCTGGTCTTGGATGCGAGTGATAATGTTTGAACATTTCCCGCCCGTCTATCGGGCAATGAGAATGCGGGGCGGCGTGTAAGCATCTAACGTCTTGGTGCGATGACCTTGTCTCCCAGCACCAACGCACTGCTCTATCCCGGGAGAAGTGCCGATCAATACTCTTCTCGGCATCTACATCTTCGTTCTCAAACTCTCCCTCAAATCCTCCATCAACCTCGGCAAGTCCGCCAACCTTCGCCCAGCCCCAAACAAATAATAATCCGGCCGCTTCACCAGAACGTCGGCGCCGTATTCATCCATCAGGCGCAGGATGCGGCCGTCGAGATCGACGCATTGCGTTGGCCCGGCGTTGTGCGCGCACGCCATTTCAAGGGTGCGGCCGCCGAGGGATTGCCAGAATTCTTGATCGGCCTCACTTAGAACGCTGCTGGCTGCGGCGCAGCGCGTGATGATGAGAAAGCCGCGCCCCGCCACATCATCGAACAGGCCTTCACGACCGCCGATGCGCACGCGCCCCTGCGGAAAAGCGTCGCCACGGCCCAGAGTGTCGCGATGTTTGGCGGCGATGACGCCTGACGAATAGCCCGGCACGCGGAAAGCGATCAACGCCTTGTCGAAGGTGCCGGCGTCTTTCTGCGCCTGCAAGGCCATCAGCTGCGCGTCGCGGGCGCGTATTTTGTCGGGATCGCGTTCGTTGACGTTGAAGCCGACCTTCATGCTTTCGATCACCGTGGCGCGGGCCGGCGGCTCGCGTTCGTGGACGTAGTTTTCGAGAAAGCTGTCCGGCGCGAGATCACGCAGGGCGAGGTCGAGCTTCCAGCTCAGATTGAAGGAATCGCGGAAGCCCGAACACAGGCCCTGGGCGAGGAAAGGCGGCATCAGATGCACCGCATCGCCGACCATGAAGATGCGGCCCTCCTGCCAGCGCGTGGCGATGCGTGACTGGAATTGATAGGAGGCGATCCGGATCAGGTCGAACTCGTCCGGCGTCGCGCCTTCGCGCCGGTCGAGCCGGCGCCAGACGTTTTCCGGCTTCATCGCTTCGGTGTGGGATTCGCCCGGAAAGATCATGAACGACCAGCGCCGGTGCTGTGGCCCCATCTGCATGGTCATGCCGGGCTGCTGCGGATCGCAGAACTGGCGCAGATGCGGCAGGCCAGGGCGACCGCTCTTGGCCTTGGCATCGATCACCAGCCAGTCCTGATCGAAACCAAGATCTTCCCAGCCGATGCCTAGCGTCTGGCGGACAAAACTATTGCCGCCGTCGGCGCCGATCAGAAAGCGCGCTTCGATATCGCGCGCAGCGCCGTCTTGTTCGACGGTGATGCGCACCGTTTCCGCCGTCTGCGTGATCGCGGTCGCCGTCGCACCGAGGTGCAGGTCTATATTGGGCAGGCGTCGCGCCTCGACATCAAGCTCGGTCTCGAAAGCCGGCTGATAGATCGAGGTGAATTCTGGCCAGCCATGGGTGGCATAGGGCTCGACATCGTTCGAGAGCAGCACCCGTCCGTCGTGAGCCAGTTCATAGTTCGGCAGGAAGCGGGTGGCGGGCGCGACCCGCTCGGCAATGCCGATCTCCTGGAACATGCGCAGGATGTCGTCGTGGACGATGCCGACGCGCGGCAGGTTGTAGAGACAGGTGTAGCGTTCGATCACCGCGACGCGGTGTCCGGCGCGGCCGAGCAGAATGGCGGCCAACATACCGCTTGGGCCATAGCCGACAATCGCGACATCATAGATCGCTGGATGGATCGGCATGACGTGTTCCTCCCGCCGATGCTTTTCCAGCAACTGGCGAGGTTATCGTAATAATGATTTGCGGCGTAGGCTAGGGGGTGCGTCAGAAGTTGCTGGCTTTACCCTGCGCGGACAGTTTCACGCGCGCTCAACAGCGATGACGAAATCATGCAGTTCTTCCGGGAGGGCTTTTCTCGCTTCGTCGAGCGCCTCTTCCCTAAAAGGCGATATCTTCCCAAAAAGGGTTGTCTCCACGCTTGGCACAGTTTCAATAGCGACGCGAGACTGTTTGGGCCAAGCGTCCGCTGTGTGACGGAATTGCCGAACGAGGTAGCCAGAGGACTATGGACATCATCATTGATCGCGTCGAACGCGCGCCCATTCATCAAGGCAATGGCCAGGTCGATGCCAAACGTGTGCTGATCTCGACGTCGGATTTCGCGTCGATCTCACCGTTCCTGCGTTTTTCCGAAGACTGGTTTCAGGCACCCAGTGGCTTCGACACCCATCCGCATCGGGGCATGCAGACGGTGACCCTGGTGCTCGATGGCGCCTTGCAGCATCGCGACCACACCGGCGGGGAGGGCGTGCTGCGGGCGGGTGACGTTCAGTGGATGACGGCCGGCCGTGGAGTCCTGCACAGCGAGAAGCCGTGGGGGCTCGATCCCGTACACACGCTACAATTGTGGCTGAACCTGCCGTCGCGTCTCAAAATGTTGCCCGCGCGCTACACCGACCAACCTTTTGCGGGTGTGCCTGTGCATCGTGAGCCAGGTGTAGAGGTCAAGGTATTCGCCGGCAGGGCCGGTGAAGCGGAGCATCAGCATGGCAGCGACTGGCCGCTGATCTTCCTCGATATCCAGCTTGATCGTGAGGCGATCTATCGGGTTGAGGTGCCGGCCGCTTGGCGGGGTTTCCTCTATGTCATCGATGGTCAAGGCATAGCAGGAGGCAACAAAATCAAGGTCATGGCGCCGGATATGGCTTGGTTTGAACCGTCATCCGAGGCGGCCGATGCAACGGCGATATTGACGATCGAGGCCTCGACTCCACTGCGGGTGCTGCTCTTTGCGGGGCTGCCGATCGATGAACCGGTGGTCGCTTATGGCCCGTTTGTCATGACCACAGCCGAGGAGATTCAACGCGCTTTTGATGACTTTCGGCATAACCGTCTGACAAACGGTTGATTTGACGTCGAACGATCGGTTGAGCATATAAGGCGCAGATTGTTGCGTTGCGTAATTGAGTGGGCCGGGGGACTAACTTTGCACTGCGCGGTGAGGTAGGCGCTTCCGCCGGTTCATTTGATATTGAGTGAGGCTATTGAAATGCGGATTGATAGACGGGTTTTTGTGCTTGGCGCGCCATTGGCTGTTGCCGGTTGCGCCTCACAGAGAGAAATGATCGTCGCCGCACCTGGTCCGACCATCGATCCGCACTACCGCGCCATGTATGATGAGTTGCCGGACGAGAAGCATCCGGTCGACGCGGTGGATCTGACGCAGATCGACGAGCAATTCCTGCGCCGCGAGGTCAATTTCCCGACCAACGAGCCGGTCGGCACGGTGATCGTCGATCCGAGCGCGCGTTACGCTTATCTGGTGCAGGGCGGCGGCAAGGCGATTCGCTACGGCGTCGGCGTCGGCAAGACCGAAGCCTTCAACTTCAACGGCGTTGCCACCATTGGCCGGAAGGCCGAATGGCCGCATTGGACGCCGACCGCCAAGATGGTCGCCCGCGAGCCAGATCGTTACGGCCCGGTGGCTGCTGGCATGGTCGGTGGCGAGGACAACCCGCTCGGCGCCCGCGCGCTGTATCTCTATCG from the Beijerinckia sp. 28-YEA-48 genome contains:
- a CDS encoding bifunctional 3-(3-hydroxy-phenyl)propionate/3-hydroxycinnamic acid hydroxylase, with the translated sequence MPIHPAIYDVAIVGYGPSGMLAAILLGRAGHRVAVIERYTCLYNLPRVGIVHDDILRMFQEIGIAERVAPATRFLPNYELAHDGRVLLSNDVEPYATHGWPEFTSIYQPAFETELDVEARRLPNIDLHLGATATAITQTAETVRITVEQDGAARDIEARFLIGADGGNSFVRQTLGIGWEDLGFDQDWLVIDAKAKSGRPGLPHLRQFCDPQQPGMTMQMGPQHRRWSFMIFPGESHTEAMKPENVWRRLDRREGATPDEFDLIRIASYQFQSRIATRWQEGRIFMVGDAVHLMPPFLAQGLCSGFRDSFNLSWKLDLALRDLAPDSFLENYVHEREPPARATVIESMKVGFNVNERDPDKIRARDAQLMALQAQKDAGTFDKALIAFRVPGYSSGVIAAKHRDTLGRGDAFPQGRVRIGGREGLFDDVAGRGFLIITRCAAASSVLSEADQEFWQSLGGRTLEMACAHNAGPTQCVDLDGRILRLMDEYGADVLVKRPDYYLFGAGRRLADLPRLMEDLRESLRTKM
- a CDS encoding pirin family protein, whose translation is MDIIIDRVERAPIHQGNGQVDAKRVLISTSDFASISPFLRFSEDWFQAPSGFDTHPHRGMQTVTLVLDGALQHRDHTGGEGVLRAGDVQWMTAGRGVLHSEKPWGLDPVHTLQLWLNLPSRLKMLPARYTDQPFAGVPVHREPGVEVKVFAGRAGEAEHQHGSDWPLIFLDIQLDREAIYRVEVPAAWRGFLYVIDGQGIAGGNKIKVMAPDMAWFEPSSEAADATAILTIEASTPLRVLLFAGLPIDEPVVAYGPFVMTTAEEIQRAFDDFRHNRLTNG
- a CDS encoding L,D-transpeptidase codes for the protein MRIDRRVFVLGAPLAVAGCASQREMIVAAPGPTIDPHYRAMYDELPDEKHPVDAVDLTQIDEQFLRREVNFPTNEPVGTVIVDPSARYAYLVQGGGKAIRYGVGVGKTEAFNFNGVATIGRKAEWPHWTPTAKMVAREPDRYGPVAAGMVGGEDNPLGARALYLYRNGSDTFYRLHGTTEPYSIGTMVSSGCIRFLNQDIIDLYSRVPVGAKVIVRPARATAAA